One region of Camelina sativa cultivar DH55 chromosome 6, Cs, whole genome shotgun sequence genomic DNA includes:
- the LOC104791294 gene encoding ribonuclease P protein subunit p29-like — MGTETVVHDQARWAMAAMERRLAVAKAQQQHKNEKDKKGTSYVQVSSKQPLQADSLPTPSKTSIKKDPKEDDYVAYTKLSHPVDENLLATNVKFSSAKGTIVDKVLHNLLRSGDSAQKYLQGTKSVKLDNCILLDNFVQSRPSASGSKKASQKDSERSKTRMSMKRLKKSGALHMPKDLQKFDLFKPMHGMWESYMTQLIKVTGKIQLALTLLSADLHGAFMFVAECKMASFIGVQGIMVRETSETFGIIAREDKFRVIPKKRSVFIIQLDCWKITLLGDKFTSRDNIVR; from the exons ATGGGTACAGAGACGGTTGTGCATGATCAGGCAAGATGGGCAATGGCAGCGATGGAACGAAGACTTGCTGTTGCAAAAGCTCAGCAACAACACAAGAATGAGAAAGACAAGAAGGGGACTTCCTATGTACAAGTCTCTTCGAAACAACCACTTCAAGCTGATTCACTACCTACTCCCTCAAAGACTTCAATTAAAAAAG ATCCAAAGGAGGATGATTATGTTGCATATACAAAATTGTCACATCCCGTTGATGAGAATTTGTTGGCAACCAATGTTAAG TTTTCTAGTGCAAAGGGAACTATAGTCGACAAGGTTTTGCATAACCTCCTTCGAAGCGGTGACTCTGCTCAAAAGTACTTGCAAGGTACTAAAAGTGTGAAGCTGGACAACTGTATTCTCCTTGATAATTTTGTACAGTCGCGTCCTTCAGCCTCTGGTTCTAAAAAGGCATCACAGAAGGATTCAGAACGTTCTAAGACCCGTATGTCTATGAAGCGACTCAAGAAGTCTGGTGCTTTGCATATGCCTAAAGATCTCCAAAA GTTTGATTTGTTTAAGCCAATGCATGGTATGTGGGAAAGTTACATGACACAACTCATCAAGGTGACCGG gaagattcaatTAGCCCTAACTCTTCTCTCAGCAGATCTTCATGGTGCTTTCATGTTTG TTGCTGAGTGCAAGATGGCATCATTCATAGGTGTCCAAGGCATAATGGTGCGTGAGACATCCGAAACCTTTGGAATAATCGCAAGAGAAGACAAATTTCGAG TTATACCTAAGAAGCGCTCTGTCTTCATCATCCAACTAGACTGCTGGAAAATTACATTACTTGGGGACAAGTTTACTTCAAGAGACAATATTGTTCGTTGA